In one Diabrotica virgifera virgifera chromosome 5, PGI_DIABVI_V3a genomic region, the following are encoded:
- the LOC126885314 gene encoding CDK5RAP1-like protein, with amino-acid sequence MQFTNKITNFYRYSLRNTNQLFLIRRCSVQKADVLPSNSTSESFTKKLTKGPNFTYFLQNGQLKPSTAPIVSEEIVPYVQNVPQQKRKVYFDIYGCQMNVNDVEIVWAILQNNFERTLNIVDADVILIMTCAIRDSAEEKIWGRLRYYRGIKSTRKKDRPSLKVGILGCMAERLKEKVLEKESLVDLVAGPDSYRHLPRLLTLTDNNQKSVNVLLSLEETYADITPVRLNENSISAFVSIMRGCDNMCTYCIVPFTRGRERSRPISSIICEIEHLSNQGVKEVTLLGQNVNSYRDTSIDNKIDNVTSLATGFKTVYRPKKGGLRFADLLKEVAKVNPEMRIRFTSPHPKDFSDDVIDMIKSHHNICKNLHMPAQSGSSAVLERMRRGYTREAYIDLIKHIRQFIPDVALSSDFICGFCGETDEEFDETISLMNEIKYNTAFLFPYSMREKTTAHRRFQDDIADEVKYSRLERMIEVFRQTALQLNQSQIGKTHLVLIEGYSKRSDKFFQGRNDNNIRVILPVTPVPSKESETLTELGAGDYVAVHVNDANSQTLRAVPLYKTSLSDYYLRDQFSSVNKVC; translated from the exons ATGCAATTTACTAACAAAATAACAAACTTTTATAGATATAGTTTAAGAAATACAAATCAATTATTCCTAATTAGACGATGTAGCGTACAAAAAGCAGATGTCTTACCTTCTAATTCTACAAGTGAatcatttacaaaaaaattaactaaaGGCCCCAATTTTACATATTTTCTACAAAACGGCCAACTGAAGCCGAGTACAGCACCGATAGTATCAGAGGAGATAGTACCATACGTTCAGAATGTACCACAACAGAAAAGAAAGGTTTATTTCGATATATACGGATGCCAAATGAATGTTAACGATGTTGAAATAGTTTGGGCTATACTGCAAAATAATTTCGAACGGACCCTAAATATTGTGGATGCAGATGTTATTCTTATTATGACGTGCGCTATTAGAGATAGTGCAGAAGAGAAGATTTGGGGGAGGCTAAGGTATTATAGGGGTATAAAGAGTACAAGAAAGAAAGATAGACCTAGTCTGAAAGTTGGTATTTTAGGATGTATGGCAGAAAGACTTAAAGAAAAG GTGCTGGAGAAAGAATCTTTAGTGGATTTGGTAGCAGGTCCTGACAGTTACAGACACCTTCCGAGATTATTGACTTTAACAGACAACAATCAAAAATCTGTAAATGTCCTTTTATCATTAGAAGAAACCTACGCTGATATTACACCTGTAAGATTAAACGAAAACTCGATATCTGCTTTTGTATCGATCATGAGAGGTTGTGATAATATGTGTACATATTGTATAGTGCCTTTTACTAGAGGAAGGGAGAGATCACGACCTATTTCCTCTATTATATGTGAAATTGAACATTTATCTAACCAAGGGGTAAAAGAAGTGACTTTGTTGGGTCAAAATGTAAATAGCTATAGAGATACTTCAATCGACAATAAAATAGATAATGTCACTAGTTTGGCTACTGGGTTCAAAACTGTATATAGACCAAAGAAGGGAGGTTTAAGATTTGCAGATCTTCTCAAGGAAGTTGCTAAAGTTAATCCAGAAATGAGGATTAGATTCACCTCTCCTCATCCAAAAGACTTTTCTGATGATGTCATAGAT ATGATAAAGTCACATCACAACATCTGCAAGAATTTACATATGCCTGCACAATCTGGTAGTTCTGCTGTGTTGGAAAGAATGCGTAGGGGATATACGAGAGAAGCATACATAGACTTAATAAAACATATTCGACAATTCATACCTGATGTTGCTTTAAGCTCAGACTTTATATGTGGCTTTTGTGGAGAAACCGATGAAGAGTTTGATGAAACTATCTCACTCATGAATGAAATTAAGTACAATACAGCATTTTTGTTCCCTTATAGCATGCGGGAGAAAACTACTGCACATAGGAGGTTTCAGGATGATATTGCGGATGAAGTTAAATATAGCAG GTTGGAAAGGATGATAGAAGTTTTTCGTCAAACTGCTCTCCAACTAAATCAATCCCAAATAGGAAAAACTCATCTGGTTTTGATTGAAGGATACAGCAAGCGATCTGACAAGTTTTTCCAAGGAAGAAATGATAATAATATTAGAGTTATATTACCAGTGACTCCAGTTCCTTCCAAAGAGAGTGAAACATTGACAGAACTTGGTGCTGGAGATTATGTTGCTGTACATGTCAATGACGCCAATTCTCAAACACTCCGAGCAGTTCCTTTGTACAAAACTAGCCTTAGTGATTATTATTTACGAGATCAGTTTTCTAGTGTTAATAAAGTTTGTTAA